acaagttggggtaggctagatatgaaaccctttcacgaggacttcacaggaggtcacccatcctagtactactctcgcccaaatgggtttcatacccaaaggactggctagtttttacgttggctcgccaagcctatcacaacccttagatatgaaaccctttcacgaggacttcccaggaggtcacccatcctagtaaatattctcgctcaaatgggtttcatacccatgggactggctagtttttatgttggctcgccaagcctatcacaaccctcctcctttacccgggcttgggaccggctatgcctagaagacataggcggagttaAAGGTCATTTAATCAAAACTTCACATAATTGCGATCCACCTTTTAGCCAAACCTGCTGCTTCTTTCAGGTTTTAGACCCAATTAATTTGAGTTCTTGTCCACATAACTCATAATGCGTTTACTATCAGGAATATTGCAGCTGCTTATATTCTGGCATGGACTTGTCTTTGAACCTTGCATGATAGAACTTTGACTCGCATAAAGCAGTTTCTGAACCCCCCTACAAATTTTATGTAACTTTAAACTGTCGTCGTTTGAATTTACTGTCATGTTAAGTTTCAACTTAACTCAACACTTGCCTGTATGTTTGGCCCTGGCGCTCAGCCATTAATTTATATGTTACTGCTTATCACTGTGTTTTTAgaacatgataattgtttattagcTTGGAACATTGTATAAATAAGATGGTGCGTCCATGATCAAGTCCCGAGTTCAGCTTAGATCCCGACTGCCAGGCCCCATAATTATTCTGTTCTTTTATTATCTATTTTATTGTAACTGAACCGTGTAAAATTAATATATGTAAATACCAAGCTAGCTGTTTACCATGCCATCTGTACAACACTGTAATTTCTTTCAATTTAAAGAACTTATGAATAGTATTATCTGATCTTATGTTGTTCATGTGCTAGTTATCTGCTCTGCACAGTAGGATCTGTGTACATTAAATCGAAAGAGGCTCCCGCTAAAGATGTTCTGAAAGACCTTGTTGAAATGTGTCGAGGCATTCAACATCCTCTTCGTGGACTTTTCCTAAGAAGTTACCTCTCTCAGATAAGCCGAGACAAGCTACCTGATATTGGTTCAGAGTATGAAGGGTACTGTGCATCATTCTAAATTTTTAACTATTTTCAGTTTGTTTTGCTTTCATTAATATGCGTGTACCAATGGCAATTTCGAGCTCACAAATAAAACACTAACTTTAGGAAGAATTAGCTTATTCTCCAATTCTGTTACATAAGTATgtactacaaattttcttgtaAAAATGTACTACAAATTTCTTGTAAAATGTAGCATGTGCTATAATTAAAAAATAATCACGTTACATTGAGTCATTGACTTTGTATAACAGGATACTTAGTACTGAAACTGAAACAAGCTAATCTTTCATGTAAACATGATGTCTTGGTTAGCAACCTAGACAGTATTTTTACAAATTTACATGATGCGCTAGTAACACTAGTGTTACTAGTTCCCTTTTCTCTTCATTTTGTACAGCTCCGGCAATATTAATAATCACTTGGGTGCCGGGACTTGATATTCATTATTTGCTGGTACTTCGTCATCAACCCTGCTTTGTCATTAACTAATATAGGATTTAATCAATCTTAGTCGCATGCAATTGTATTACTATACGCTCCAGTGACCTCACTTGATTTTGGTTCATGTTGAAATGATCTGTAGTTAGTTTAGCTCACTATAGTTGGTTGCTGGGACATTGGAAATGAGTTGTCCAGATAGTGTTTTGCCATTTTCTTTGTAATTATTTTTCTTCAACAATTTCCTTATATTCCATCTTTTGTTTTTTCAACTTCCATCACGCAGGGATGCTGATAGCATTAATGATGCAGTTGAATTTGTTCTTCAGAATTTCATAGAAATGAACAAACTCTGGGTCCGGATGCAGCATCAGGTTTGTTTGCTAGCTGTTTAACCTTAAGACACaactttatttatttactttcctTTATTATCATGCATTTACCATGTTAGTCTGCTCTACATTCATACCAAATCACATATGTTGCACAGAAAAAGATCATTTACCACATATACAGTCATCTGGAAACTTAGTTCTGGACATTTACAGAACTTAGTGATTATAAGACATTGACATGTTTAGATGATCCTGAGCTGAAACCTGAAAATGATGACCCTGGTCTGCAGGGGCCTGTTCGGGAGAAGGACAAGCGGGGGAAGGAAAGAAATGAACTGCGTGATCTGGTAAATTAATTACCATCTACAGATTCTCCTTGACTGTTATTTGGAGTCATTTTAATGACACGAGTTCTTTTGAACTTTCCAGGTAGGCAAAAACCTTCACGTTCTAAGCCAAATCGAAGGCGTTGACCTTGAAATGTACAAAGAGAATGTTCTTCCAAGGATATCAGAACAGGTTTGAAGTTAGATATATTGATATAAAATGACAATGTACATCCATGATGTCGTGGAACCTGAAGCTGAAATATATTGGCAGGTAGTTAATTGTAAGGACGATCTTGCACAGTTCTACCTGATGGACTGCATAATCCAAGTCTTTCCAGATGAATACCATCTACAGACATTGGAAACATTGTTGAGCGCATTTCCCCAGCTACAGGTTGGCAACCTCACCTTTTCTAGCTTGCTTCCCTGCTGTAGTTTCCCAGTTTATGCTGTTCCATGCAGATAATTGCATAACAGAGGTTAATTCTGTCAATCATTCAACTTGCAAGTGATCCTCATGCCTTTGATCCACTTGGTTGGTTTACCTGATGTTTATTATCTAGAAAACTAAATAGTGTTATTTTCTCCTGTGCTTCACCACTGAAAGAAAGGATTAACATATAGGTTCAGGCACACTTTTTTTGTCTTCACCTGATTGAAAATTATCATGTTAGCTAAGGGACTTTTGAGGGCAAAGCACACTATTATATAGTTATGGTTTGTTATTTTATCGTGGTGCCATAGTTAGATTATGAACCTACACTTTCGTAAATTCAGGGTATAACATGGTAAAGCTTGACAATGCAAGTACAATGAAGTACAGAGTTCTAGTACTACGAATCTCGATCGATCTTATTAACTGATATGCAGTTTCTGTTTTATTTTACTATGAAGCAAGTCATCACAAAATTCTCTTGCAGCCAAGTGTTGATATCAAAACGGTGCTATCTCAACTCATGGACAGATTGTCAAACTATGCTGCCACAAGTCCTGAAGTGAGCATCCCCTAGACCACTTTATCAGATGTAATCCGTATATGCTTTTACATTAATGAATTGTGCAGGTACTGCCGGAGTTTTTGCAAGTTGAAGCTTTTGCGAAGTTCAGCAATGCTATTGGAAAGGTATCACTTAAATTGCCGCTTATCACTAATTAGAAATATGCAATCACATAGGTCATACATGTCCACTGCGTCCTTATTTTCTAACCATGAATATGCATTTGATCTAAACTACAGTTTCCACGGTTACTATGTACGTAAGTGTGCCAATGTGCATGGAAATTACCATAGAAATACATGCACCTTTTATATTCCTTTACAATAAGATCGATGTGCGTTCATAGCAGTACCAATGTACAATGTACAATATATTAGACATATATTGTGCCAATGTACAATATATGCAGTTTCAGTTACATAGCTGGTTGCTGCTATTGTACAGGTAAAACTGAAACAACTGACACCTGGTTTGTTGACAGGTGATAGAAGCTCAAGTTGACATGCCGGTTGTTGGAGCAGTAACTTTATATGTATCACTCCTCACATTTACTCTCCGTGTGCATCCAGATCGGCTTGATTATGTTGACCAAGTGCTGGTAAGTCTTACTTTGACAAAGAGATATGCTATTACCCTTTTAGTTTGATAGTTGATGTAGATGTGCGTTCTAGCTCACGTTATGTCTAATATTGTACAGGGTGCATGCGTGAAGAAACTTTCTGGCAAGGAAAAACTTGAAGATAGCAGAGCAACAAAGCAAATTGTTGCACTTCTTAGTGCTCCCCTGGAGAAATATAGTAATATTGTTACTGCATTGGAGCTTTCAAATTATCCCCGGGTTATGGATTATCTGGATAATGCTACAACGAAAGTGATGGCTCTGGTAATAATTCAAAGCATAATGAAGAACACAACCTGCATATCTACTTCCGACAAGGTAATATTTCACATTACACTGTTTCTGTATCTATTACTGCTATTTAAATCACACCATGAGATTCTGTCGCTATTTCCTGCAGATCGAGGCTCTTTTTGATTTGATTAAGGGCCTTATAAAAGATATGGATGGGGCTCAAGATGACGAGGTAAGATCATACACTTGATTTTTCAACTCTCTTCAACTTGTTTTTATACTTTTTATGCTGCTGTTTGATCAGTCACGGAATATTCTAGTTCCTCAGCAAGCTTACCCACACTGCTAACATGTTAAATTTTGTTGCATTAGCTTGATGAAGAGGATTTTAAGGAGGAGCAGAATTCTGTAGCACGCCTTATTCACATGTTGCACAATGATGATCACGACGAGATGTTGAAGGTACATTTGTTGATACACTGAATTTGCTGAGAGCTTGCGAACTTTTTTTTAGTCTTTGTTACATTTTCCTCCCCCTTTACTTCAGTTCTCGTTACAGCCTCCATTATATGTCTGTGTTATATGTCCATTTTACACTAGCGATGGGCAGGTGGAGTTCTGAGCTAGTGTTTTGCCCTCCTAATAAGGTTACATAATAAGCAACTGAACTTCAGTTTCTAGGAAATTGATGTCGTAAGTTATCACCTATAGACATTATTCTCATACCGACTTGCTTACTCTGAACCATCATTTTGTTAAATCTTATTTGTAGAGCCTACAATAGGTAATGAACCATGCCCTGGTAGTATATGATTATGAATGAAACTAGGGCCATTTATCTTTCTCCATGCTAGATTGACAAACCAAGCACCTGCTCTTGAGTTTTGGTTACTTGGCAGCATTTAATCTGGGTACTTATCTCGCCATTTTCCAATTTTGAAAATGCTGATAGGAAATACTTGTCAATCTTTCAGATCTTATGTACTGTTCAGAAGCATATACTTCAGGGAGGTCCCAAGCGTCTACCTTTCACTGTGCCGTCCTTAGTATTCTCCGCTCTCAAGGTATAGTGAACAGTATCCTGGAATAAGAAGCTTACATATTTCTTGATGTATTCGTACACAATGTTGTCAAAAAACATGAACTGTATGGTTGCACATGCTGCTTTGTAGTAGGCATGATAATACTGGGTAGGTGCTTTGCTTTGTTTTGGCTTACCAATTCTAACAGTTGAGTTACACTGGATGTTTTTTCTTGCCTGCAGTTGGTCAGACGATTACAAGGTCAAGATGGAGATGTCACTGGGGAGGAAGTTCCCGCAACTCCTAAGAAGATATTTCAGATCTTGCATCAGGTTTTTATTCTCATACATTTTAACTTGTCCAGAATTTTCCATTATTAACTCTTCAATGTTctcatcatttttcatttttcagACCATTGAAGCACTCCAATGTATTCCTTGCCCAGAATTGTCTCTCAGACTATATCTACAATGCGCAGAGGTATTCTTGGCGCAACTGATTGATTCTTTTTACACTTCTTCCTATTGTGTGACAGCATTTCTTATTCAGGCTGCCAATGATTGTGATTTGGAACCGGTTGCTTATGAGTTCTTTACTCAAGCATTCATCTTATATGAAGAAGAAATAGCGGTATGAAACCCCACCTGACTCCCCGTTCCTCTATGCCTGATCTGGACCATATCATAAATGTCATGTGCCATGCTTTTATTGAGACATTGAAGTGCTTTTGTACTTCTGTTATTATATTTTTGCCTTAACGACTATGTGACACAAGCAGGATTCTAAGGCTCAAATTACTGCACTTCACCTAATAATTGGAACCCTTCAGCGGATGAATATATTTGGGGTGGAAAATAGAGACACCCTCACTCATAAGACAACAGGGGTAATAGTTCCTTGCTTCGTTGTTGCATCCTTGAAATCTCTTATGGCCCAAAGCTGTTGCTTCTAGTACACATTTTAAATGATATCATTTCGGTTTTGTGCAGTACTCAGCAAAACTTCTAAAGAAGCCTGATCAATGCCGGGCAGTCTATGCATGTTCGCACCTTTTCTGGACTGATGACCAAGATGGAATCATGGATGGTGAAAGGTGAACCTATCGAGATACtcattttaaattttgttcactttGCAAAAAAGTGATAAGACATTGTTTCCTGAGACAATGAAAGAAAATTCTCTTATCACAAATTTGTGGTCGGTCCTAATTGCGTGATATCTCTTGGGCTACTATGTCTAGTCCTTTATAGGCAAGTTTAGGCAGTAACTTTGGGCCTGCTGTCGAATCATATCTGAAGTACCTCTTTTGCTTGATCAAAATTTTGTTACAGGGTCCTCCTTTGCTTAAAGCGTGCCTTGAGAATTGCAAATGCTGCTCAACAAATGGCCAATGTATCAAAGGGAAGCAGCGGATCTGTCATTCTATTCATTGAAATTTTGAACAAGTAAATGCTTTATACCTGATATCTTTTCTGGTGCTTATATGATTAATTGCTGCAATTGTAGTTCTCATACTTGTATTATCTTCAGGTATCTGTACTTCTTTGAGAAAGGAATTCCACAAATCACGAACACTGTCATCCAAGATTTGATCGAACTGATCAGGACAGAGAAGCAAAATGACAGCAGTGCATCTGATCCATCTGCCGAAGCTTTCTTTGCAAGCACTCTACGATACATCGCATTCCAGAAGCAGAAAGGTGGAAGCATAGGAGAAAAGTATGAACAGATAAAAGCTTCGTAACTCGAGACAAGTAGGGCATTGCGACAAGGGGTTTCCATTTTGTCTGAGAGAAAGCAAGCTCATTTTTTTGGTGATGTGTTGAGTAAAAACACAACCTGATGGTTTCAGCTGCCTCCGACCGGGAGATGTTTGCACAGTTGTGGTTTCTGAATCTCATGCTCAAATCGGTGCATGCCCACCCTTTAGCTACAATGTTTGGGTTACTTACTACAGTTGATCAGGTGGTAATAAGCTGTACTCTTTGGGAAGCTCAGGTCTGTACAGGATACTTGTGTACCGGAGTGCCATTGTTGTATATTCCTTTTTCTTCTAGTTATTTCGCAAAGCGTGTGAATTTTAGGTGGACACTCGGAGTACATATTTATATTTATCAGACTTGTGTTTTGATTAATTTATAGTGATGAAGGCATTGAATTTAGAACTACTCCCTGTGTTcccaaatgtaagtctttttagagattagaGATTCTaacaagggactacatacgaagcaaaatgagttaatctacattctaaaatatgtctatatacatccgtatgttgtagtccatttgaaatctttaaaaagacttatatttaggaacggagggagtatatatttatCTGTTGTGCTTAAGACCATAGTTGTGTCGAGCTTTATGCTTTTGGTTGCAAGAAACGCTGACCAAAAGTTGCGTAGCATTTTCATTTTGATCTGACCAAAAGATCACATCCTGCTCTGCACACCAGATTATATTTGACCAAAATCAGGAGGACGAAGACAAACAAGCACCAACTCCCGAAAGATTATTATAGTGTAGTTATAATGTTATACATTTGTCTTCCAACATTGCTCACCTCCAATTCCGATTCCTCTCACAACGAGCACTACTACGTGTCAACTGATGTCTGTTCTGATGCATCCTATTTTTTTGCTCCTCCCTACACTCCCTCCCCACCTTTCACCACTTCCACCTGCATGCGCCACCCGTTGAGAAATGAGAAACTAACCAAGATCACACCACCACTCCTCCGTCCACACCCAGAGCCCCCAACCGAAGTCGCCAGAGCTCCGGCCCCTCGCCCATGGACGCGACTATCGGAGATGTGAGCGTGGCGTCGTCGGTGGAGCGGGTCTTCGAGAGCCAGCCGCCGCTGCCGGGGACATGGGGCCAGGTGACGCTGCGGTCGATGGCCATCTCGGTGGTCCTCGGCACCGTATTCAGCTTCGTCGGGCTGCGCATCATGATGAAGGCCGGCATCATACAGGCGCTCAATCTGCCCATCAACGTCCTCAGCTTCTTCTTCCTCAAGTGGC
This window of the Triticum aestivum cultivar Chinese Spring chromosome 5D, IWGSC CS RefSeq v2.1, whole genome shotgun sequence genome carries:
- the LOC123123265 gene encoding vacuolar protein sorting-associated protein 35B isoform X1, translated to MLPDGGGDDEERWLAEGIAGVQQNAFYMHRALDSNNLKDALKYSAQMLSELRTSRLSPHKYYELYMRAFDEMRKLEMFFREETRRGSCSVVDLYELVQHAGNVLPRLYLLCTVGSVYIKSKEAPAKDVLKDLVEMCRGIQHPLRGLFLRSYLSQISRDKLPDIGSEYEGDADSINDAVEFVLQNFIEMNKLWVRMQHQGPVREKDKRGKERNELRDLVGKNLHVLSQIEGVDLEMYKENVLPRISEQVVNCKDDLAQFYLMDCIIQVFPDEYHLQTLETLLSAFPQLQPSVDIKTVLSQLMDRLSNYAATSPEVLPEFLQVEAFAKFSNAIGKVIEAQVDMPVVGAVTLYVSLLTFTLRVHPDRLDYVDQVLGACVKKLSGKEKLEDSRATKQIVALLSAPLEKYSNIVTALELSNYPRVMDYLDNATTKVMALVIIQSIMKNTTCISTSDKIEALFDLIKGLIKDMDGAQDDELDEEDFKEEQNSVARLIHMLHNDDHDEMLKILCTVQKHILQGGPKRLPFTVPSLVFSALKLVRRLQGQDGDVTGEEVPATPKKIFQILHQTIEALQCIPCPELSLRLYLQCAEVFLAQLIDSFYTSSYCVTAFLIQAANDCDLEPVAYEFFTQAFILYEEEIADSKAQITALHLIIGTLQRMNIFGVENRDTLTHKTTGYSAKLLKKPDQCRAVYACSHLFWTDDQDGIMDGERVLLCLKRALRIANAAQQMANVSKGSSGSVILFIEILNKYLYFFEKGIPQITNTVIQDLIELIRTEKQNDSSASDPSAEAFFASTLRYIAFQKQKGGSIGEKYEQIKAS
- the LOC123123265 gene encoding vacuolar protein sorting-associated protein 35B isoform X2, with product MLPDGGGDDEERWLAEGIAGVQQNAFYMHRALDSNNLKDALKYSAQMLSELRTSRLSPHKYYELYMRAFDEMRKLEMFFREETRRGSCSVVDLYELVQHAGNVLPRLYLLCTVGSVYIKSKEAPAKDVLKDLVEMCRGIQHPLRGLFLRSYLSQISRDKLPDIGSEYEGDADSINDAVEFVLQNFIEMNKLWVRMQHQGPVREKDKRGKERNELRDLVGKNLHVLSQIEGVDLEMYKENVLPRISEQVVNCKDDLAQFYLMDCIIQVFPDEYHLQTLETLLSAFPQLQPSVDIKTVLSQLMDRLSNYAATSPEVLPEFLQVEAFAKFSNAIGKVIEAQVDMPVVGAVTLYVSLLTFTLRVHPDRLDYVDQVLGACVKKLSGKEKLEDSRATKQIVALLSAPLEKYSNIVTALELSNYPRVMDYLDNATTKVMALVIIQSIMKNTTCISTSDKIEALFDLIKGLIKDMDGAQDDELDEEDFKEEQNSVARLIHMLHNDDHDEMLKILCTVQKHILQGGPKRLPFTVPSLVFSALKLVRRLQGQDGDVTGEEVPATPKKIFQILHQTIEALQCIPCPELSLRLYLQCAEAANDCDLEPVAYEFFTQAFILYEEEIADSKAQITALHLIIGTLQRMNIFGVENRDTLTHKTTGYSAKLLKKPDQCRAVYACSHLFWTDDQDGIMDGERVLLCLKRALRIANAAQQMANVSKGSSGSVILFIEILNKYLYFFEKGIPQITNTVIQDLIELIRTEKQNDSSASDPSAEAFFASTLRYIAFQKQKGGSIGEKYEQIKAS